In the Arthrobacter sp. 31Y genome, one interval contains:
- a CDS encoding ExeM/NucH family extracellular endonuclease, translating to MKFMHWKSLAGTVLSVGLLAAPLTAVPAMAADDPAAAGTSPVVINEAYLSGGSSGAAFKNKFVELYNSSDAPVSLAGWSLQYRSATATAAPTGITPLAGSIPPKGYFLVKGATNSSTSTAPELPAADVQATGTLNPGGSAGTLILAKQPGAVSPLPAGSVTGNAAIADLLGYGTSNTFETAAATAPTSNTDVKSLNRTNGVDSDSNAADFSLNATITPTASTGGGTPPVDPQPEPGVKAIAEIQGTGTASPFVGSTVTTSGKVTAVYATGGFNGYYVQTAGTGGEGAGAARTASDALFVYSPSTTSTVQPGDYLQLTGVVSEFASQTQLTVDAAGLKKLTEAAPEVKSTPFTLPANEAARESLEGMLLAPQGDFTVTDNYSLNQYGEIGLAAGISPLVQPTAVAAYGSAEYAAVVADNALRGIKLDDGASTNFLKDATTKAQQLPYLTTSDPVRVGSPTQFRTDVILGYGNNSWKFQPLAALTAANADSVQPASFTTNRPEGPAEVGGNLKLASFNVLNYFPTTGDQLAGCVFYTDRDGNPITVKEGCNARGAANAENFERQQSKIVAAITKSGADVVSLEEIENSAQFGKNRDDALSKLVDALNVKTPGVWDYVRTPANAPPLSDEDMIRTAFIYKKAVAEPVGESIIHNDTVAFASARKPLAQVFKPVDGDDDKKFIAIVNHFKSKGSAATPDDTDKGQGASNIARVKQAESLLAFSQELQASKGTDKVFLIGDFNAYSKEDPINVLTGAGYTDLEVGTGKHSYLFGGMVGSLDHILASPAAHKVVTGTDIWNINSVESVALEYSRYNNNVTNYYAGDEFRASDHDPVVVGLNLTTDEAATVDLQFLGINDFHGRIDSNTVLFAGTVEKLRAAAAPGATAFISAGDNIGASLFASAVAKDQPTIDVLNALDLQASAVGNHEFDGGWADLRDRVVAGGSNAKFAYLGANVYQKGTTTPVLPEYKVLDMNGMRVAVIGTVTQEVPSLVTPAGIADLEFGDPVEAINRVAAKIKAEDLADLIIVENHDGASSGTPEGATLEQEVAAGGPFAKLVNETTPDVAAIFTGHTHKEYAWDAPVLDANGQPTGKTRPIVQTGNYGENVGSVTLTVDTASKTVTAYKAAVVDRTTETSESLVAAYPRVAAVKTIVDKALAQAAEIGNQPVGAVTADITTAFTPDPTGGAPKRDDRASESTLGNLVADSLVDTLKAPELGSAEIGVVNPGGLRNELYYAPDGTITYAEANAVLPFVNNLWTTSLTGAQFKTLLEQQWQTNADGTIPSRPYQQLGVSKNVNYTYDAARPAGDRITGIWVNGAVIDPAKQYRIGTFSFLATGGDNFRIFKEGSNTKDTGLVDRDAWIKYLQAHNPVSPDFARRTVAVANTTAAEVKAGDSIALAVSKLNLTSIGSPANATLNAVFLDSKGTAVALGAVPVTAGAATVDLKVPAAAAAGTGTLVLTAVESGTVVKALVQVAESGPNPPQCTAPTKPSKWYDIVGWLRYAFAWLEYQRCLRG from the coding sequence ATGAAATTTATGCATTGGAAATCCTTGGCGGGAACGGTCCTGTCGGTCGGGCTGCTTGCGGCCCCGCTGACGGCCGTCCCGGCCATGGCAGCGGACGATCCTGCCGCAGCCGGTACCTCCCCGGTGGTGATCAACGAGGCCTATCTCAGCGGAGGAAGCAGCGGGGCCGCCTTCAAGAATAAATTCGTGGAGCTCTATAACTCCTCGGATGCACCGGTCAGCCTGGCGGGCTGGTCTCTGCAGTACCGGTCCGCGACGGCCACGGCAGCGCCCACGGGGATCACTCCCCTGGCCGGCAGCATCCCCCCGAAGGGGTACTTCCTGGTCAAGGGTGCCACCAATAGCAGCACCTCCACGGCGCCGGAACTGCCCGCAGCAGATGTTCAGGCAACCGGCACGCTGAACCCTGGCGGATCTGCCGGAACCCTGATCCTCGCCAAGCAGCCAGGCGCAGTCTCTCCCCTTCCGGCGGGTTCGGTAACGGGCAACGCCGCCATCGCTGACCTCCTCGGCTACGGCACCTCCAACACTTTTGAGACCGCCGCGGCCACCGCACCCACCAGCAATACGGACGTCAAGAGCCTGAACCGCACCAATGGTGTGGACAGCGACTCCAATGCCGCTGACTTCAGCCTGAACGCCACCATCACCCCCACCGCTTCCACCGGTGGCGGAACTCCGCCGGTTGATCCCCAACCGGAGCCCGGCGTCAAGGCCATCGCCGAGATCCAGGGAACCGGTACGGCCAGTCCCTTTGTGGGCAGCACCGTGACAACCAGCGGCAAGGTCACAGCCGTCTACGCAACCGGCGGTTTCAACGGCTACTACGTCCAGACCGCCGGAACCGGCGGCGAAGGCGCGGGGGCGGCAAGGACGGCGTCGGACGCTTTGTTCGTCTATTCACCCTCGACGACGTCCACCGTCCAACCCGGCGACTACCTCCAACTCACCGGCGTGGTCAGCGAATTCGCCAGCCAAACCCAGCTCACCGTAGACGCCGCAGGGTTGAAGAAACTCACCGAGGCGGCACCGGAGGTCAAGTCCACTCCGTTCACCTTGCCTGCCAACGAGGCCGCGCGGGAAAGCCTGGAGGGTATGCTCCTGGCTCCCCAGGGTGACTTCACGGTCACGGACAACTACTCCCTGAACCAGTACGGCGAGATCGGCCTCGCGGCCGGCATATCCCCTCTGGTGCAGCCCACTGCGGTGGCAGCCTACGGCTCTGCCGAGTACGCGGCTGTGGTGGCGGACAACGCGCTGCGAGGCATCAAGCTCGACGACGGCGCGTCCACCAACTTCCTCAAGGACGCCACCACCAAGGCCCAGCAACTGCCATACCTGACTACGTCGGACCCCGTCCGTGTCGGCTCGCCCACGCAGTTCCGGACCGACGTCATTCTTGGCTACGGCAACAACTCCTGGAAGTTCCAGCCCCTTGCCGCGCTGACTGCGGCCAACGCTGACTCCGTCCAGCCTGCAAGCTTCACCACCAACCGACCCGAAGGTCCCGCAGAGGTGGGAGGCAACCTCAAACTGGCCTCCTTCAATGTTCTGAACTACTTCCCCACCACCGGTGACCAACTGGCCGGCTGCGTCTTCTACACCGATCGTGACGGCAACCCGATCACGGTCAAGGAGGGCTGCAACGCCCGCGGCGCCGCCAACGCCGAGAACTTTGAGCGCCAGCAGAGCAAGATCGTCGCCGCCATCACCAAGTCCGGCGCCGACGTCGTATCCCTTGAAGAGATCGAGAACTCGGCACAGTTCGGCAAGAACCGTGACGACGCCCTGTCCAAACTGGTGGACGCCCTCAACGTCAAGACCCCCGGCGTCTGGGACTACGTGCGCACACCCGCCAACGCTCCCCCGCTGAGCGATGAAGACATGATCCGCACCGCGTTCATCTACAAGAAGGCCGTGGCCGAGCCCGTGGGTGAGTCCATCATTCACAATGACACCGTGGCTTTCGCAAGTGCCCGCAAGCCCCTGGCCCAGGTTTTCAAACCGGTGGATGGAGACGATGACAAGAAGTTCATCGCGATCGTGAACCACTTCAAGTCCAAAGGCTCAGCAGCAACGCCGGATGACACGGACAAGGGCCAAGGCGCCTCGAACATCGCCCGCGTCAAGCAAGCCGAATCGCTGCTGGCCTTCTCCCAGGAACTTCAGGCCTCGAAAGGGACAGACAAGGTCTTCCTCATCGGCGACTTCAACGCCTACTCCAAAGAAGATCCCATCAACGTCCTGACGGGCGCCGGCTACACGGATCTGGAAGTCGGCACGGGCAAGCACTCTTACCTGTTCGGTGGGATGGTGGGATCCTTGGACCACATCCTGGCTTCCCCGGCCGCCCACAAGGTGGTCACCGGAACCGACATCTGGAACATCAACTCCGTGGAGTCTGTCGCACTGGAGTACAGCAGGTATAACAACAATGTGACCAACTACTATGCCGGTGACGAGTTCCGGGCCAGCGACCACGACCCCGTGGTGGTAGGCCTGAACCTGACTACCGACGAAGCGGCCACCGTTGACCTGCAGTTCCTGGGTATCAACGACTTCCACGGACGGATCGATTCGAACACAGTTCTCTTCGCCGGAACAGTTGAGAAGCTCCGCGCGGCAGCTGCCCCCGGTGCTACGGCGTTCATTTCCGCCGGCGACAATATCGGCGCCTCCCTCTTCGCTTCCGCGGTGGCGAAGGACCAGCCCACCATCGACGTCTTGAATGCCCTCGATCTCCAGGCTTCCGCTGTTGGCAACCACGAGTTCGACGGCGGTTGGGCGGACCTGCGGGATCGCGTCGTTGCCGGAGGGAGCAACGCGAAATTCGCCTACCTGGGCGCCAACGTTTACCAGAAGGGCACCACCACACCGGTACTTCCGGAGTACAAGGTCCTGGACATGAACGGCATGCGGGTGGCGGTTATCGGTACCGTGACGCAGGAAGTGCCGTCACTGGTGACGCCAGCCGGAATTGCCGATCTTGAGTTCGGCGATCCGGTGGAAGCCATCAACCGGGTAGCAGCCAAGATCAAGGCTGAGGACCTGGCCGACCTGATCATCGTGGAAAACCACGACGGCGCTTCATCCGGAACCCCCGAGGGCGCCACCTTGGAACAGGAAGTTGCAGCCGGCGGACCGTTTGCCAAGCTCGTCAACGAAACCACTCCTGACGTCGCCGCGATCTTCACGGGGCACACCCATAAGGAGTACGCCTGGGACGCCCCCGTACTGGACGCCAACGGCCAGCCGACCGGCAAGACCCGTCCAATCGTGCAGACCGGAAATTACGGCGAGAACGTGGGCAGCGTGACCCTCACGGTGGACACGGCAAGCAAAACGGTGACGGCCTACAAGGCCGCCGTGGTGGACCGCACCACCGAGACCTCCGAAAGCCTCGTTGCTGCCTACCCCCGGGTGGCTGCCGTGAAGACGATCGTGGACAAGGCCCTCGCCCAGGCAGCAGAGATCGGCAACCAGCCGGTGGGTGCAGTGACCGCTGATATCACCACAGCTTTCACCCCGGACCCGACCGGCGGCGCCCCCAAAAGGGACGACCGCGCGAGCGAGTCCACGCTGGGCAACCTGGTGGCGGACTCGCTGGTGGACACGCTCAAGGCGCCTGAACTGGGCTCGGCGGAGATCGGCGTCGTGAATCCCGGCGGCTTGCGCAACGAGCTCTACTACGCCCCGGACGGCACCATCACCTACGCCGAGGCCAATGCGGTCCTGCCGTTCGTGAACAACCTCTGGACCACGTCCCTGACGGGTGCGCAGTTCAAGACCCTCCTGGAGCAGCAGTGGCAGACCAACGCTGACGGCACCATCCCCAGCCGCCCCTACCAGCAGCTGGGCGTGTCAAAGAACGTCAACTACACCTACGATGCCGCTCGCCCCGCTGGGGACCGCATCACCGGCATCTGGGTCAACGGAGCCGTGATTGATCCTGCCAAGCAGTACAGGATCGGTACCTTTAGCTTCCTGGCTACCGGCGGTGACAACTTCCGGATTTTCAAGGAAGGCAGCAACACCAAGGACACTGGCCTGGTGGACCGCGACGCGTGGATCAAGTACCTGCAGGCGCACAATCCCGTGTCTCCGGACTTCGCGCGTCGTACCGTTGCCGTGGCCAACACCACTGCGGCTGAAGTGAAGGCCGGAGACTCCATCGCCTTGGCTGTCTCCAAGCTGAACCTCACTTCCATCGGCAGCCCGGCCAACGCCACGCTGAACGCTGTGTTCCTTGATTCCAAGGGCACCGCTGTTGCCCTCGGTGCGGTCCCCGTGACCGCGGGCGCCGCCACAGTGGACCTCAAGGTACCCGCAGCAGCGGCCGCAGGCACCGGAACCTTGGTGCTCACCGCCGTCGAAAGTGGAACCGTGGTGAAGGCGCTGGTGCAGGTGGCTGAGAGCGGTCCGAACCCGCCGCAGTGCACCGCACCTACCAAGCCGTCCAAGTGGTACGACATTGTGGGATGGCTCCGGTACGCGTTTGCATGGCTGGAGTATCAGAGGTGCCTGAGGGGCTAA
- a CDS encoding DUF3037 domain-containing protein — MFYQYWIVRYVPDPIRGEFVNIALLVGADGHDWAFRQVRHLTRASRLGGDPMIANYWLRELQRMVINLDSGRASGPEAILTAVADSGENISAATVARLAARLNNAVQISAPYPIVADSAQAGIDMLFDHLVADPQVKTRELFGARVTNYVSQQFKLALPRESHAVIRNRPQIKVGAVPRTANFAVTDSRVEQITNTWSFNLSDVEKVSTEIQAWSAHMSRLRQRGGLLESKGRPPLVIPENVQLRVVYEEPRTEAARPALDIAKEVWAEVPGLVAYPESQQSRLVDDALAVVA; from the coding sequence ATGTTCTACCAATACTGGATAGTCCGCTACGTACCGGACCCAATCCGCGGAGAATTCGTCAATATCGCCCTGCTCGTTGGTGCCGACGGACACGACTGGGCATTCCGCCAGGTCAGACACCTTACCCGAGCCTCACGCCTCGGTGGCGACCCAATGATTGCCAACTACTGGCTGCGAGAGCTGCAGCGCATGGTGATCAACCTCGATAGTGGTCGCGCTTCGGGGCCTGAGGCCATCCTGACTGCCGTAGCCGACTCTGGCGAAAACATCAGCGCCGCCACTGTCGCGCGACTGGCAGCCCGCCTGAACAACGCCGTCCAGATATCAGCGCCCTACCCAATCGTGGCCGATTCGGCACAGGCCGGCATTGACATGCTGTTCGACCACCTTGTGGCCGACCCGCAGGTCAAGACACGTGAACTGTTCGGCGCCAGGGTCACCAACTACGTTTCCCAGCAGTTCAAACTAGCCCTCCCCCGGGAAAGCCACGCTGTAATCAGGAACCGACCGCAGATCAAAGTCGGCGCTGTTCCTCGCACGGCAAACTTCGCAGTCACGGATTCCCGGGTTGAGCAGATAACGAATACCTGGTCGTTCAACCTTTCGGATGTGGAGAAAGTCTCTACCGAGATCCAAGCCTGGTCCGCGCACATGAGCCGTCTCAGGCAAAGAGGGGGCCTGCTCGAGTCCAAGGGACGCCCCCCACTGGTTATCCCCGAAAACGTACAGTTGCGAGTGGTCTACGAAGAGCCAAGAACCGAAGCTGCAAGGCCGGCCTTGGACATCGCCAAAGAGGTATGGGCCGAGGTTCCCGGATTGGTCGCATACCCGGAAAGCCAACAGTCACGCCTTGTCGATGACGCTCTCGCCGTCGTGGCCTAA
- a CDS encoding HipA family kinase, with the protein MSKGGPVDYSDRLNWVGLLSGRPRPEAETDIFAIARVADTGSVPFLGLATNGANYWVKYMGNAHGTDSLIAERVVEALARKLDAPMRPSILVNVPEALTHDPRLAASGIQAGVAHGSLFLNSCLEKNVLDSVTRDGNKVRQPRFIALWELCYGEDEQWIYDRDNEEQVWSYDHGYWITGGEPEPLTVKDLELTLTSWKPWVGTLKGMDPQAFVEMRERIEGLTVMDLIDVVASVPLAWGIPDNLLESLAWWFYRRRTHATARMRQLATETSMSNPKSKTK; encoded by the coding sequence ATGAGCAAGGGGGGACCGGTCGATTACTCCGACCGACTGAATTGGGTTGGGCTTCTTTCAGGGCGGCCTCGCCCCGAAGCCGAAACGGATATCTTTGCGATAGCCCGCGTAGCTGACACTGGATCGGTCCCTTTTCTGGGACTTGCTACAAACGGGGCCAACTACTGGGTGAAGTACATGGGAAATGCGCATGGCACTGATTCGTTGATCGCGGAGCGGGTGGTTGAAGCTCTGGCTCGAAAACTGGACGCTCCCATGCGCCCGTCCATCCTGGTCAACGTCCCCGAGGCCCTGACGCACGACCCGCGCCTGGCCGCAAGCGGGATCCAGGCAGGCGTCGCTCACGGATCGCTGTTTCTTAACTCGTGCTTGGAAAAGAACGTCCTTGATTCGGTCACGCGCGACGGTAACAAGGTCCGGCAGCCGCGGTTCATTGCGCTCTGGGAACTTTGTTACGGTGAGGATGAGCAATGGATCTATGACCGGGACAATGAAGAGCAGGTCTGGTCCTACGACCACGGCTACTGGATCACCGGCGGCGAACCTGAACCGCTGACTGTCAAAGACCTGGAGCTAACCCTCACCTCATGGAAGCCATGGGTTGGCACGTTGAAAGGCATGGACCCGCAGGCCTTTGTGGAGATGCGTGAACGCATTGAGGGCCTGACCGTGATGGACCTTATAGACGTGGTTGCGAGTGTGCCCCTAGCATGGGGTATCCCGGATAACCTCCTAGAATCGCTCGCATGGTGGTTCTACAGGAGAAGAACCCACGCAACCGCAAGGATGCGTCAATTGGCCACAGAAACGTCCATGTCGAATCCGAAATCCAAAACGAAGTGA
- a CDS encoding DUF4145 domain-containing protein: MTVIGTGSYRSVQPGADAGGWYESTFVCDNCGRLNVGGTYVSSRPANTSDTTGTARYWSAYPPSDWAPAYVQGQDFPDVPEHVATPASEAHKCRSIGALMSSILMARAVIESVAKDHGITTGTLYKKIDAMHAAGLIDAFAKETAHTVRVFGNDMAHGDFTVKVDATDADGVLTFMDYILHGVYQSKAQLQRLKDSAAARAVAQNP; encoded by the coding sequence ATGACTGTAATCGGCACAGGAAGTTACCGTTCAGTCCAGCCTGGGGCGGATGCTGGCGGGTGGTATGAAAGCACCTTCGTTTGTGACAACTGCGGTCGCCTAAATGTTGGCGGCACCTACGTCTCCAGTCGACCCGCGAACACGTCTGACACAACGGGTACCGCTCGGTATTGGTCTGCTTACCCTCCCTCAGACTGGGCGCCAGCCTACGTACAGGGGCAGGACTTCCCCGATGTCCCTGAACATGTGGCGACGCCAGCTTCGGAGGCTCATAAGTGCCGGAGCATTGGGGCCTTGATGTCGTCAATCCTGATGGCGAGGGCCGTCATCGAATCAGTGGCGAAAGATCATGGCATCACAACCGGAACTCTTTACAAGAAGATTGATGCCATGCATGCTGCGGGCCTGATCGATGCTTTCGCCAAGGAGACTGCTCACACTGTGCGTGTTTTCGGCAATGACATGGCTCATGGTGACTTCACGGTGAAGGTTGATGCAACTGACGCCGACGGCGTTCTTACTTTCATGGACTACATCCTCCATGGCGTTTATCAGTCAAAGGCACAGCTTCAGCGGTTGAAGGACTCTGCAGCCGCAAGGGCGGTCGCGCAGAATCCTTAG
- a CDS encoding VOC family protein has protein sequence MPEPEITPGSPCWIDLVTSDTEKAKAFYTALFGWTYETGDQETYGGYITASKDGRMVAGIMEKQADMGAMPDVWSTYLRTDDIAATTAAAAANGGQVLLEPMEVPEQGSMAMYADASGAAIGAWQFGGMKGYEVAAEAGAPAWHELLAKDYESAVTFYQKVFGWDTSVMSDTPEFRYVTLGAGDDAKAGIMDASGFLPEQVPSMWSVYFAVADTDDSVEQATALGATVMQPAEDTPFGRLATLSDPTGAVFKVIQDLGQTS, from the coding sequence ATGCCCGAGCCTGAAATCACTCCCGGTTCCCCTTGCTGGATCGACCTCGTGACGTCCGATACGGAAAAAGCCAAGGCCTTTTACACGGCACTTTTCGGCTGGACCTACGAAACCGGAGACCAGGAGACGTACGGCGGCTACATCACGGCCTCCAAGGACGGCCGGATGGTTGCGGGCATCATGGAGAAGCAGGCGGATATGGGTGCCATGCCGGACGTGTGGTCCACTTACCTCCGCACTGACGACATCGCAGCCACGACCGCGGCCGCAGCGGCCAACGGCGGACAGGTGCTCCTGGAGCCCATGGAGGTCCCTGAGCAAGGCAGCATGGCCATGTACGCGGATGCCTCCGGCGCCGCCATTGGTGCTTGGCAGTTCGGTGGGATGAAGGGCTACGAGGTGGCGGCGGAGGCAGGTGCCCCCGCTTGGCATGAACTACTAGCCAAGGACTACGAGTCAGCTGTCACCTTCTACCAGAAGGTCTTTGGCTGGGACACGTCAGTCATGAGCGACACCCCGGAATTCCGTTACGTAACGCTTGGGGCCGGTGATGACGCCAAGGCAGGCATCATGGATGCCTCCGGCTTCCTGCCCGAACAAGTCCCCTCCATGTGGAGTGTGTACTTCGCGGTGGCGGACACAGACGACAGTGTGGAGCAAGCCACGGCCCTTGGGGCCACCGTCATGCAGCCCGCGGAGGACACACCTTTCGGTCGGCTGGCCACCTTGTCGGACCCCACGGGAGCCGTCTTCAAGGTCATCCAGGACCTGGGGCAAACCAGCTAG